The Sphaerospermopsis torques-reginae ITEP-024 genome has a window encoding:
- a CDS encoding gamma carbonic anhydrase family protein — MSTVSYWTSPDFSQAAFIATNAVVVGSVKIAAGASIWYSAVVRGDVERIEIGECTNIQDGAILHGDPGLPTILEDHVTIGHRAVVHSAHIERGSLIGIGAIILNGVRIGHSSIIGAGAVVTKDIPPFSLVVGIPAKVVRQLAETEATELIEHAQKYHKLALVHAGKGTDIGFR, encoded by the coding sequence CTCAAGCTGCCTTTATCGCAACCAACGCCGTTGTTGTCGGATCAGTCAAGATCGCAGCAGGGGCAAGCATCTGGTATAGTGCAGTAGTGAGGGGGGATGTAGAACGCATTGAAATCGGCGAATGCACAAACATACAGGATGGAGCCATTTTACATGGTGATCCTGGTCTGCCCACCATCTTAGAAGATCATGTTACTATAGGACATCGTGCCGTGGTACATTCTGCTCATATTGAACGGGGGAGTTTAATAGGCATCGGCGCAATAATTTTAAATGGAGTCCGAATAGGTCATAGTAGCATCATTGGCGCAGGTGCAGTTGTTACCAAAGACATACCCCCATTTTCCCTAGTAGTTGGCATCCCCGCCAAAGTTGTCCGTCAACTCGCAGAAACCGAAGCCACCGAACTTATTGAACACGCTCAAAAATACCACAAATTAGCCCTCGTCCACGCCGGCAAGGGGACAGATATTGGTTTTAGGTAA
- a CDS encoding photosystem II protein Y, with the protein MDIDTRVVIVLAPLAIAAGWAAFNIGAAAIRQVQNFLNKEA; encoded by the coding sequence ATGGACATTGATACCCGTGTAGTCATCGTTTTAGCACCATTAGCCATTGCAGCAGGTTGGGCTGCTTTTAATATCGGTGCTGCTGCAATCAGACAAGTGCAAAACTTTTTAAATAAAGAAGCATAA
- a CDS encoding bifunctional folylpolyglutamate synthase/dihydrofolate synthase, whose amino-acid sequence MNIDSLLQPFQHFGVNLELSRIVKLLANLDNPHQKVPVIHVAGTNGKGSVCAYLSSVLTEAGYRTGRYTSPHLIDWHERICVNEQPINSENLSQLIHKVKAAIDENEESPTQFEVITASAWLYFAQQKVDIAVVEVGLGGRLDATNVCEKPLVTVITSISREHWQQLGPTISDIAKEKAGIIKAGCPVIMGPLPEDAEKVIIFKSLELQSPLFTPQPAKEISPEWAEYQTIKNEKLEIKNDIQNSPKINSETIKYPLPLKGQIQLTNSALALATLEILQQQGWEISEQAIIKGIEKTKWPGRMQWFNWKNKQNNHDYQLLIDGAHNPASAAVLRNYIDSLTPPRKQGGEYNSITWVMGMLATKDHGDIFQELLKTGDKLYLVPVPDSNYANLADLKKLAFEICPDLGFCSIYEDVFPALDAAFTISENAENKDNLVVLCGSLYLIGYFLGNS is encoded by the coding sequence ATGAACATCGACTCCTTACTGCAACCCTTTCAACACTTTGGCGTTAACCTGGAACTCTCCCGCATTGTCAAATTATTGGCAAATCTTGACAATCCCCATCAAAAAGTACCAGTGATTCATGTTGCTGGAACTAATGGTAAAGGTTCTGTATGCGCTTACCTATCATCTGTTCTCACTGAAGCTGGTTATCGTACAGGAAGATATACATCACCTCATTTAATAGATTGGCATGAGCGCATTTGTGTGAATGAACAGCCGATAAATTCAGAAAACCTGTCTCAATTAATACATAAAGTTAAAGCAGCAATAGACGAAAACGAAGAATCACCGACCCAATTTGAAGTAATTACCGCATCTGCTTGGTTATATTTTGCACAGCAAAAAGTTGATATAGCCGTGGTTGAGGTGGGTTTAGGTGGTCGTTTAGATGCGACTAATGTTTGCGAAAAGCCTTTAGTAACAGTAATAACTTCTATTAGTAGAGAACATTGGCAACAATTAGGACCCACAATCAGCGATATTGCCAAAGAGAAAGCGGGTATAATTAAAGCTGGATGTCCTGTAATTATGGGACCATTACCAGAAGATGCCGAAAAAGTAATAATATTCAAAAGTTTAGAATTACAAAGTCCGCTTTTTACCCCCCAACCTGCGAAAGAAATTAGTCCTGAATGGGCGGAATATCAAACAATTAAAAATGAAAAATTAGAAATTAAAAATGATATTCAAAATTCACCAAAAATTAATTCAGAAACAATAAAATATCCATTACCATTAAAAGGGCAAATTCAATTAACAAATTCTGCCTTAGCATTAGCCACTTTAGAAATCTTACAACAACAAGGATGGGAGATTTCTGAACAAGCGATTATTAAAGGAATAGAAAAAACCAAATGGCCGGGAAGAATGCAATGGTTTAACTGGAAGAATAAACAAAATAATCACGATTATCAATTATTAATAGATGGCGCACATAACCCAGCATCAGCAGCAGTTTTGAGAAATTATATAGATAGTCTTACCCCTCCCCGAAAGCAGGGAGGGGAGTATAATTCTATAACTTGGGTAATGGGAATGTTAGCCACTAAAGATCACGGTGATATTTTTCAAGAACTGTTAAAAACAGGAGATAAATTATATTTAGTACCTGTGCCTGATAGTAATTATGCAAATTTGGCAGATTTAAAAAAATTGGCTTTTGAAATTTGTCCAGATTTAGGTTTTTGCAGCATCTATGAAGATGTATTTCCTGCTTTAGATGCTGCTTTCACTATTTCTGAAAATGCAGAAAATAAAGATAACCTAGTAGTTTTATGCGGTTCTCTTTATCTCATCGGCTATTTTCTAGGTAATTCATAA
- a CDS encoding ABC transporter substrate-binding protein → MIRLQKLQKLTVWVLFGLLASWVVSCSTGNVSTNTQPTASGVTTIEFWTMQLQPLFTNYFQSLISTFESQNPSIKVKWVDVPWAAMENKILTSVSAKTPPDVVNLNPDFASQLAGRNAWLDLDAKVPSEVRSSYLPNIWQASTLNGKSFGIPWYLTTRLTIYNTDLLKQAGITKPPATYTELAQAAQQIKDKTGKYAFFATFVPQDSGEVLESFVQMGVTLVNAEGKAAFNTPQGKAAFQYWVDLYQKGLLPKESLTQGHRHAIDLYQSGETAFLASGPEFLKTISNNAPEIAKVSAIAPQITGDTGKKNVAVMNIVIPRATKNPDAAVKFALFVTNDENQLAFAKAANVLPSTVKALSDSYFKEVPANASTVEKGRIISAEQMQKAEVLTPKMKDFKLLQRAIYENLQAAMLKQKTVDQAVNDAAQQWDNR, encoded by the coding sequence ATGATCAGATTGCAAAAATTACAAAAACTAACTGTTTGGGTTTTGTTTGGCTTATTGGCCAGTTGGGTGGTCAGTTGCAGCACGGGTAATGTGAGTACAAATACACAACCTACTGCTTCAGGAGTCACCACCATTGAGTTTTGGACTATGCAACTCCAACCCCTATTTACCAACTACTTCCAAAGTCTGATTTCGACTTTTGAATCTCAAAACCCCAGTATCAAAGTCAAATGGGTGGATGTGCCTTGGGCAGCTATGGAGAATAAGATTTTAACATCTGTCTCCGCAAAAACGCCCCCAGATGTTGTTAACCTTAACCCAGATTTTGCTTCCCAACTAGCAGGAAGAAATGCCTGGTTAGATTTGGATGCAAAGGTCCCTAGTGAAGTCCGTTCTTCCTATTTGCCCAATATTTGGCAAGCTAGTACCCTCAATGGTAAGAGTTTTGGGATTCCCTGGTATCTTACTACGAGGCTAACTATTTATAACACTGATTTGCTCAAACAAGCAGGTATCACAAAACCACCTGCAACTTATACAGAATTAGCACAAGCGGCGCAACAAATTAAAGATAAAACTGGTAAATACGCCTTTTTTGCTACTTTTGTACCTCAAGATTCTGGTGAGGTTCTGGAATCTTTTGTGCAAATGGGTGTTACTTTGGTAAATGCTGAGGGTAAGGCGGCTTTTAACACTCCACAAGGAAAAGCAGCTTTTCAGTATTGGGTAGATTTATATCAGAAAGGATTACTACCTAAAGAATCCTTGACTCAAGGCCATCGTCATGCTATTGATTTATACCAATCTGGAGAAACAGCGTTTTTGGCTTCTGGTCCTGAGTTTTTGAAGACTATTTCTAATAATGCCCCAGAAATTGCTAAAGTTTCAGCGATCGCACCCCAAATAACCGGTGATACGGGTAAGAAAAATGTGGCTGTAATGAATATTGTCATCCCCCGTGCTACTAAAAATCCTGATGCTGCTGTTAAGTTTGCTTTATTTGTCACCAATGACGAAAATCAATTAGCTTTTGCTAAAGCTGCAAATGTTTTACCATCAACAGTGAAAGCTTTATCAGATAGTTATTTTAAAGAAGTTCCTGCTAATGCTTCTACTGTGGAAAAAGGCAGAATTATCAGTGCTGAACAAATGCAAAAAGCAGAAGTTTTAACTCCCAAAATGAAGGATTTTAAATTGTTGCAAAGGGCAATTTATGAAAATCTGCAAGCGGCAATGTTAAAACAAAAAACAGTAGATCAAGCTGTAAATGATGCAGCACAACAATGGGATAACAGGTAA
- the pilM gene encoding type IV pilus assembly protein PilM translates to MLSNLGNLLGKSNKGVGIELAPNRMNIVQLRKQRQGLKIESLTTFPVPEGIIIDGKINDSPRMAEIIQQAIAESKIKASRVATCIPGRDAIVRVIPVPAELDDRELRDMVLNHEAALYLPYAREEADVDYQKLGYFVDEDGIEKVQLLLVATRKEVTDTYINTFAEAGLAVDILEINSFALIRTIRDQLRLFGPQEAAVLVDIEFDSTEIAIIINGVPQFSRTVPIGTYQLQAALSKAMNLPISREMDMLMDMTIPANTLYAARTGLTGANPGMGPMLKVLEELSDELRRSIDFYINQSEGLEVAQILLAGMGGGLQQLDEFFTQRLGFPTTQIDPIRDLSLQVEEDKYPPVQRPGLGIVLGLGMREA, encoded by the coding sequence ATCTTGAGTAATCTTGGTAATCTCCTTGGTAAATCCAACAAAGGTGTTGGTATTGAACTAGCACCAAATCGAATGAACATAGTTCAACTGCGTAAGCAGCGCCAAGGTTTAAAAATAGAATCTTTGACAACATTCCCAGTGCCAGAGGGAATAATTATAGATGGTAAGATTAACGATTCTCCCCGGATGGCAGAAATTATCCAACAGGCAATAGCTGAAAGCAAGATTAAAGCTTCCCGTGTTGCCACTTGTATTCCCGGAAGAGATGCTATTGTCCGTGTGATTCCTGTACCAGCCGAGTTGGATGATAGAGAATTGCGGGACATGGTGCTAAACCATGAAGCCGCATTGTATTTACCCTATGCACGAGAAGAAGCTGATGTAGATTATCAAAAATTGGGGTATTTTGTAGATGAGGATGGCATTGAAAAAGTACAATTGCTTTTAGTTGCCACTCGTAAGGAAGTGACAGATACCTATATTAATACTTTTGCTGAAGCTGGATTAGCAGTTGATATTTTAGAAATCAACAGTTTTGCTCTGATTAGAACTATTCGTGATCAGTTGCGACTATTCGGACCACAAGAAGCAGCAGTTTTGGTTGATATTGAATTTGATAGTACGGAAATTGCCATCATTATCAATGGAGTGCCACAATTTTCTCGTACTGTGCCTATAGGTACATATCAACTGCAAGCAGCTTTATCTAAGGCCATGAATTTGCCCATCTCACGAGAGATGGATATGTTGATGGATATGACTATTCCAGCAAATACTTTGTATGCAGCTAGAACCGGGCTGACTGGTGCTAATCCTGGTATGGGTCCAATGTTGAAAGTATTAGAAGAATTGTCGGATGAACTGCGGCGTTCTATAGATTTTTATATCAATCAGAGTGAGGGTTTAGAAGTTGCACAGATTTTACTAGCTGGTATGGGAGGAGGATTGCAACAGTTGGATGAGTTTTTTACTCAAAGATTAGGTTTTCCTACTACTCAAATAGATCCGATCAGAGATTTGTCTTTGCAAGTAGAAGAAGATAAATATCCCCCAGTGCAACGCCCTGGTTTGGGGATAGTTCTTGGTTTAGGAATGCGGGAGGCATAA
- a CDS encoding PilN domain-containing protein, whose amino-acid sequence MYSLDINFLKDRSPAELNENKPVRPKADITEYTPALLGVGVGLSIPALVFGVLLFLQAQNAGLGQQIAKLEEENKNLDVKLADIKKIKDETTGIKEQTQALVTVFDQIRPWSAMLQDLRDRIPVNVQVETIKQMPPVIQTANTDKKPTNAGQLEITGYARSFADVNDFVLSMGKSKLFNPAESRIITAELVDAPPITGAVPPETKTEMKFKPPQVVKYTIKASLSAVPASQLIRDLEQKGTVGLVARIRNLQETGAIAK is encoded by the coding sequence ATGTACAGTCTAGATATTAATTTTCTCAAAGATCGATCACCTGCTGAGTTGAATGAGAATAAACCTGTTAGACCAAAAGCTGATATCACCGAATATACACCAGCTTTATTGGGAGTCGGTGTGGGTTTGTCTATTCCAGCTTTGGTGTTTGGTGTTTTGTTGTTTTTACAAGCCCAAAATGCAGGATTAGGACAACAAATTGCCAAACTAGAGGAGGAAAACAAAAACCTAGATGTCAAATTAGCCGATATTAAGAAAATTAAGGATGAAACCACCGGCATTAAAGAGCAAACACAAGCTTTAGTCACAGTGTTTGATCAAATTCGTCCTTGGTCAGCAATGTTACAGGATTTGCGCGATCGCATTCCCGTAAATGTACAGGTGGAAACCATTAAACAAATGCCTCCTGTCATCCAGACCGCCAACACAGACAAAAAACCTACCAATGCCGGACAATTAGAAATTACTGGTTATGCCCGTTCTTTTGCTGATGTCAATGACTTTGTGTTGAGCATGGGCAAATCCAAGTTATTTAACCCCGCAGAAAGCAGAATTATTACAGCAGAATTAGTTGATGCACCTCCCATCACTGGTGCAGTTCCACCTGAGACCAAAACAGAAATGAAATTTAAACCTCCTCAAGTGGTTAAATATACTATTAAAGCTAGTTTAAGTGCTGTACCTGCATCACAATTAATCCGTGATTTAGAACAAAAAGGTACAGTTGGATTAGTAGCAAGAATCCGTAACTTGCAAGAAACAGGAGCTATTGCCAAATGA
- a CDS encoding pilus assembly protein PilO, protein MTVSDDLNFSQNTNFDEGTSSYPVAFGITFTPKVIGLVVGGLGVLGAVYMILNIVMPEFTKFQDLQTKSKDLQGKIEQTNLQAKQADKLLAELAQSQQQQSQVLALLANEKSLETLLIDTSRLVSYSNATAMGSNAIRAKLKKFAPAGEKPEIIIDNSLGEKVNNKLKRQVIKVEIEGNFEQTQAIMRNIERLQPLLLVQNYDSKLMPPEKEDTDDKQKGARTGVGKISTSFDLVALMPLTAEEQAEAAAKAAPPPK, encoded by the coding sequence ATGACAGTCAGTGATGATTTAAATTTTTCTCAAAACACCAATTTTGATGAGGGTACATCTTCCTATCCTGTAGCCTTTGGTATAACTTTTACACCTAAAGTAATTGGTTTGGTGGTTGGTGGTTTAGGTGTTCTGGGTGCTGTTTATATGATACTAAACATTGTCATGCCAGAGTTTACTAAGTTCCAGGACTTGCAAACCAAAAGTAAGGATTTACAAGGAAAAATTGAGCAAACAAATCTCCAAGCTAAACAAGCAGATAAATTACTAGCAGAATTAGCTCAATCTCAGCAACAACAAAGCCAAGTTTTAGCTTTACTTGCTAATGAAAAGAGTTTGGAAACATTACTGATTGATACCAGTCGTTTGGTATCATACAGTAATGCTACAGCTATGGGCAGTAATGCCATTAGAGCCAAACTCAAAAAGTTTGCACCAGCAGGAGAAAAACCAGAAATAATTATTGATAACAGTTTGGGAGAAAAAGTTAACAACAAACTCAAACGCCAAGTTATCAAAGTAGAAATAGAAGGCAATTTTGAACAAACTCAGGCAATTATGCGTAATATTGAGCGATTGCAGCCTTTATTACTTGTGCAAAATTATGATTCAAAATTAATGCCACCAGAAAAAGAAGATACAGATGATAAGCAAAAAGGAGCGCGTACAGGAGTGGGCAAAATTTCTACTTCCTTTGACTTAGTAGCATTAATGCCATTAACTGCTGAAGAACAGGCAGAAGCAGCAGCAAAAGCTGCACCACCGCCGAAATAA
- a CDS encoding type IV pilus secretin family protein — MKQVHSNVLVSSAAACVLLAAQPVLAQTTQITEVKLNPVDGGISVILKTSSGNKPQIFTTKRDKALVADIINTQLRLPQGKSFRQEKPAPGIAFVEVNQLEANSVRVTVMGIDNAPAGKPVIRENNNLTLGFTTTGETTAAAPTTTNTPKTTNTTNTTPTTPNTDTIASTPPTPSGTPSEPGKQPDVLVPNPEITIDGKKAQPAGPNQPYNLEPPFLPRAVAPPVGDITVSNIDTSPTVIDLGTQERVPRLVLRDAPVREVLSLLARAAGLNLAYVGAEGAAPTEGQTISQKISLDIENEPVQDVFNYVLRLSGLEANRSGRTIFVGAKLPNSTRDTVMRSLRLNQVTVGVALNFLVGLGAESAVSRERQVTSVNAVPVGEGVAPITQTQTTTETQIETQRVDYKDSTPMLRGLQALGDERTNSVTLIGSPKTVDMAISQLTQLDILRRQVVVNVKIIDVNLTGDQLYNTSFAFGIGNNYFSVDGGAASLNFGGSRPPTSAEARNSVLSTPTTTNPLSSANVFIDQIDPATGNPIPGVSSNPLATGLTDSGGFSLPTFFQFPRRLLASLQAQVTSGNAKILTDPTLIVQEGQTANVKLTQEVIGNIKNVITRGEGSTTQTITAEKTDVGLTLAVKVDRIDDNGFVSLSVAPIVKAPQSPADINFGTGSQRIFLVSERSLNSGTIRLRDGQTLILSGIIQDQDRATVTKVPILGDIPLLGSLFRRTNRENERREVVVLLTPQVMDDSERSSYGYNYNPSPQVREMLERRGLRVPGSR, encoded by the coding sequence GTGAAACAAGTTCATAGTAATGTTTTAGTTTCTAGTGCGGCAGCTTGTGTACTTTTAGCAGCACAGCCCGTTTTGGCACAGACAACTCAAATTACAGAAGTGAAACTAAATCCCGTTGATGGGGGAATTAGTGTAATTTTAAAGACATCTTCTGGAAATAAACCCCAGATTTTCACGACAAAAAGAGATAAAGCCTTAGTTGCAGATATTATTAATACTCAATTGCGTTTACCCCAAGGTAAGAGTTTCCGTCAAGAAAAACCCGCACCGGGTATAGCATTTGTAGAAGTTAATCAGTTAGAAGCTAACAGTGTGCGTGTTACCGTGATGGGTATTGATAACGCTCCTGCTGGTAAACCTGTAATCCGTGAAAATAACAATCTGACTCTTGGTTTTACTACGACAGGAGAAACAACAGCAGCAGCACCCACGACAACAAACACACCAAAAACAACAAACACAACAAACACAACCCCAACCACACCGAATACAGATACCATAGCATCAACACCCCCAACTCCCTCTGGAACTCCGTCCGAACCTGGTAAACAACCAGATGTGTTAGTACCCAACCCAGAAATAACAATAGATGGTAAAAAGGCACAACCAGCAGGACCAAATCAACCTTATAACCTAGAGCCTCCTTTTTTACCTAGAGCAGTTGCCCCACCAGTAGGAGATATTACAGTATCTAATATTGATACATCTCCTACTGTGATTGATTTAGGAACTCAGGAACGAGTACCGCGTTTGGTGTTGCGAGATGCACCTGTGAGGGAAGTTTTATCACTATTGGCTCGTGCTGCTGGACTTAACCTGGCTTATGTGGGAGCAGAAGGAGCAGCACCCACCGAAGGACAAACCATTAGTCAAAAAATTTCTTTAGATATTGAAAATGAACCGGTGCAGGATGTATTTAACTACGTTTTGCGCTTGAGTGGTTTAGAAGCTAACCGCAGTGGTAGGACAATTTTTGTTGGGGCTAAACTGCCTAATTCTACCCGTGATACAGTGATGCGGAGTTTACGACTCAATCAGGTAACGGTGGGTGTGGCTTTAAACTTTTTGGTAGGTTTAGGTGCGGAAAGTGCAGTGAGTCGTGAAAGACAAGTTACAAGTGTCAATGCTGTACCTGTGGGAGAGGGAGTTGCTCCCATTACCCAAACTCAAACAACTACTGAAACACAAATTGAGACGCAAAGAGTTGATTATAAAGACTCAACTCCTATGCTCAGAGGTTTACAGGCTTTGGGAGACGAGCGCACAAATTCTGTGACTTTGATTGGTTCTCCCAAAACAGTTGATATGGCAATATCTCAACTGACTCAGCTTGATATCCTTCGTCGTCAAGTGGTAGTTAATGTCAAAATTATTGATGTTAACCTCACAGGAGATCAGCTTTATAATACTAGCTTTGCCTTTGGAATTGGTAATAATTACTTTTCAGTCGATGGTGGTGCTGCCAGCCTAAACTTTGGCGGATCTAGACCTCCTACTAGTGCTGAAGCTAGAAATAGTGTACTGAGTACACCTACCACTACCAATCCACTGTCTTCGGCAAATGTGTTCATAGATCAAATAGATCCAGCTACAGGTAATCCAATTCCTGGTGTAAGTTCTAACCCACTAGCAACAGGGTTAACGGACTCTGGCGGATTTAGTTTACCTACATTTTTCCAATTTCCCAGACGACTTCTAGCAAGCTTGCAAGCACAAGTTACAAGTGGCAATGCTAAAATTTTGACTGACCCCACTTTAATTGTGCAGGAAGGTCAAACAGCTAATGTTAAACTAACTCAAGAAGTAATAGGAAACATCAAAAACGTAATCACTCGTGGTGAAGGTTCTACTACACAAACTATAACAGCAGAAAAAACCGATGTGGGTTTGACTCTGGCTGTGAAAGTAGATCGCATTGATGATAATGGCTTTGTTTCCCTGTCTGTTGCCCCTATAGTTAAAGCGCCTCAATCACCCGCAGACATTAACTTTGGCACAGGTTCTCAAAGAATCTTTTTGGTTTCTGAACGCTCCCTAAATTCTGGAACAATTCGTTTGCGAGATGGTCAAACCCTGATTTTATCGGGTATTATTCAGGACCAAGATCGTGCAACTGTCACCAAAGTTCCTATTTTGGGTGATATTCCCCTGCTGGGTTCACTGTTTAGAAGAACAAATAGAGAGAATGAACGCAGAGAAGTAGTTGTATTACTCACGCCACAGGTAATGGATGACTCTGAACGTTCTAGTTATGGTTATAACTACAATCCTAGTCCACAGGTGCGGGAGATGCTTGAGCGTCGGGGGTTGAGAGTTCCTGGTAGTCGGTAG
- a CDS encoding XisI protein has translation MAVEEYREIVKNLILEKAQRRFTPEEIEAQAVIDTQNDHYLLLHTGWRGNNRTHGCSIHIDIKNGKIWIQHDGTEVGIATLLLEKGVPKDDIVLAFHSPEMREFTEFATH, from the coding sequence ATGGCAGTAGAAGAGTATCGTGAAATAGTTAAGAATCTAATTTTAGAAAAAGCTCAAAGAAGATTTACACCGGAAGAAATCGAAGCACAAGCGGTTATAGATACCCAGAACGACCACTATCTTCTCTTACACACTGGTTGGCGTGGGAATAATCGCACTCATGGTTGTAGTATCCATATTGACATTAAAAACGGCAAAATTTGGATACAACATGATGGAACTGAAGTCGGAATTGCTACACTTCTACTCGAAAAAGGCGTACCAAAAGACGATATAGTATTAGCTTTTCATTCTCCTGAAATGCGCGAATTTACAGAATTTGCTACCCATTAG
- a CDS encoding XisH family protein — protein MAKDRFHYAVRNALEKDGWIITADPYEVSVGDVDFEIDLAAQMLAAERAEEKIAVEIKSFISGSNVSEFHTALGQFLNYQFALEEFDPQRKLYLAIPDSIYKSFFQRRFTRSVIARNQINLLIYEPKQEIIVKWQ, from the coding sequence ATGGCAAAGGATCGTTTTCACTATGCAGTGAGAAATGCTTTAGAGAAGGATGGATGGATAATAACTGCTGATCCTTATGAGGTAAGCGTGGGAGATGTGGACTTTGAAATTGACCTAGCTGCACAGATGTTAGCAGCTGAACGAGCAGAAGAAAAGATTGCCGTTGAAATCAAAAGCTTTATAAGCGGATCAAACGTTTCTGAATTTCATACCGCCCTTGGGCAGTTTCTTAACTACCAGTTTGCTCTTGAAGAATTTGATCCACAAAGAAAACTATATCTGGCAATACCCGATTCAATTTACAAATCATTTTTTCAGCGACGTTTTACCCGTTCTGTAATTGCTAGAAACCAAATCAACTTACTCATTTATGAGCCAAAACAGGAGATAATTGTCAAATGGCAGTAG
- a CDS encoding DUF1778 domain-containing protein: MVASFEMDNPGRNQVINIRVQEKQRNLIDYAASILGKTRSDFMLDVACREAEKVICDQTFFALDEKKYQEFIDILDAPPKADEELRKFLAAKSPWD; the protein is encoded by the coding sequence ATGGTAGCTTCCTTTGAAATGGATAATCCTGGACGCAATCAGGTTATTAATATTAGAGTTCAAGAAAAACAGCGTAATTTAATTGATTATGCTGCATCAATTCTGGGTAAAACTCGTTCTGATTTCATGCTAGATGTCGCTTGTAGAGAAGCAGAAAAAGTAATTTGTGATCAAACTTTTTTTGCTTTAGATGAAAAAAAATATCAAGAATTTATTGATATTTTAGATGCACCACCTAAAGCAGATGAGGAACTACGTAAGTTTTTAGCTGCTAAATCACCTTGGGATTAA
- a CDS encoding GNAT family N-acetyltransferase, which produces MVQRKIIEAPQPINSSHDISQFNSRSETLNNWLREKAFKNEGDTARTYVVICENKVIGYYCLASSGVYHSVAIRKVKQNAPDPVPCMIIGRLAVDEQWEGQGIGSGLLRDAIFRVLQASKIVGIRCILVHAKDEEAKQFYLKHKFKPSPIEPLTLMLPLKDIVANL; this is translated from the coding sequence ATGGTGCAAAGGAAAATCATAGAAGCTCCTCAACCAATTAATTCTAGCCATGATATATCACAATTCAATTCAAGGTCAGAAACTTTAAATAATTGGTTGAGGGAAAAAGCATTTAAAAATGAGGGTGATACTGCTAGAACTTATGTAGTAATTTGTGAAAACAAAGTAATCGGTTATTACTGTTTGGCCAGTTCTGGTGTATATCACTCAGTGGCTATTAGAAAAGTCAAGCAAAATGCACCAGATCCAGTGCCTTGTATGATCATTGGTAGGTTAGCTGTTGATGAACAATGGGAAGGGCAAGGTATCGGATCTGGTTTATTAAGAGATGCAATTTTTCGGGTTTTACAAGCATCAAAAATTGTCGGAATACGATGTATTTTAGTTCATGCTAAAGATGAAGAAGCTAAACAATTTTATCTAAAACATAAGTTTAAGCCCTCACCGATAGAACCTTTAACATTAATGTTGCCTTTAAAAGATATTGTGGCGAACCTTTAA
- a CDS encoding HU family DNA-binding protein, which produces MNKGELVDAVAEKASVTKKQADAVLTAAIETIIEAVASGDKVTLVGFGSFESRERKAREGRNPKTNEKMEIPATKVPAFSAGKLFRERVAPPKE; this is translated from the coding sequence ATGAACAAAGGCGAATTAGTTGATGCAGTGGCAGAAAAAGCCAGTGTGACAAAGAAACAAGCGGATGCGGTGTTAACTGCTGCTATTGAGACAATTATTGAGGCTGTGGCTTCTGGCGATAAAGTCACCCTGGTAGGATTTGGTTCTTTTGAATCACGGGAACGCAAAGCCCGCGAAGGCCGCAACCCCAAAACCAATGAAAAAATGGAAATCCCAGCTACCAAAGTTCCTGCTTTCTCTGCTGGGAAGCTCTTTAGAGAAAGAGTAGCACCCCCAAAAGAGTAG